The Aedes albopictus strain Foshan chromosome 1, AalbF5, whole genome shotgun sequence genomic interval ttcgttaatatctcagctgtttatttgaattatgattgtctccttgcatagaacgatggtcaaaacaatcgtctttcgatttgtactgcaaaagtagttgaaaagtgtaacattacattgcaacagttgaaagagaaagtgaacaaagagagcctctcaaatgcagataggaccttttgaaatgtttggcctgatatgtagTTGGATGAGCATTTGCGTCACAACCAATGACGAAAGCTTCATTTAGCTTTCTACAATAAGAGACAAAAGCTGGTACTTTTGGTGGAGGTACATCATCCACATCTCCCGGAAATTTATGCCGAAGCAATACAAAATTCTGTTTTCCGCGGATTGTTGGTAGGTATTTCCATTATTATTGCGACAATGCCTAATGTCACGGTTAATAAATTGTGTAattcagggctgcccaacgtacgtgcggcccgcggcacgaatgaAGAAAAGTTATGACTTTTGGCCGGTGGAGCAATAATTTTGAATGTTTCCCTTTTTCCAATGAATTACATTTTAAAAACAAGTTTGACATATATTTTTAGggtaattttcaaagattttcaatcAGTTATTTTGAGTTCGGTAAGAATTTCGGCCAGGAGAGGCCTCAAATTTtcacaatgaactttgaaaaGTTTGCAAAATTTTGAGAATTCTGGCTGACATTGCAATTTAAAAAACAAACATGTCAGCGTAACCTCAGAGTAATTCTACTCATTTTCAGAATTGCGGTTCAAAACTTCAGCTTATTGTGCGCAATGGCTTAATTTTCTCCAACagcggaatgaaaaaaaaaatcttaaaattcatAGATGATTCAATAACAATTCTtgtgtatttttgagattttatttatgtggcTATAATCTCAAAATTCCGGCAAGTTCTGGGACAACACAAAAATACGAATCTTCGTTTATGATCACAATTTTTTACAATATCGTCACAAACTccaaaattcttcgagaatttgcaCGAATTTGGATATATAGGAATTAGCCATAGCCTTGGCAAGAAATGCTCAGATAAGTTTCAAGAAAACGTATGGATTATAAAATCTCAATTCTGGCCCGTCAACTGGTGTGGAGTGTAAACTATGGCCCGCGATCgttaaaggttgggcaggcctggtgTAATTGGAACTGCATTCTCATTTCCATTCACTAAAATTGCATATCTTGGTGGTAACTGTACAACTTTACATATTAATTTagaggaatttgtatggattcccATTCTCCTACAATTGTTTGTCCATGGTTGAGTTGATTTGTAGCTGTTCCGGACGAGAATGTAATGGTAGTAGCGTAGAAAGTAGTGCTGTGCTTTTCTGGAACTGCTTGTTTGAAGATTTGAATTGCAAGACACCAAAGTCCGTTAGCGGGCTAAGGTGTTTATGACAAAGTCAATTATTGTTAATTGAAGTATCGTTCCCGCTTTTCAATCAACAAAATAAACTAGGTAATCAAAGCTTCGCATATCTGTTGAGGATTTTCGTTTCGGAACAAATCAGAGATATGCatcaatctatttttttttctttttattacgTAAAAATTTTACATTCCTAGTTGTCTTTCGTTAACCTAAAATTTCACATGTTCAATGAATAAATTCGAAAATCGGTTCGCGGTTTTCTGTGATCAAGGAGAAACGAAAACAGAGCCTAACAGTCAGCTCAGATGTTTCTACTGtgattctatttgtttttataaccgGGTTCCGGGTTCGAAAGTGTAGTGTAGATCTATGTGTGAAGCATTTTTTGACTGTTTTGTTTCTCTATTACTATGTACACGGTTGCTTTCCAGCCGAAGAACTCTCACTGAATACATTTTATTCTTCACGTGCTTTTAAATCTATGCTTGCTTATAGTTTATTATTATCTTTCTTCCTCTCTTAGCATCAGCAGAATAAGCAGCTTACGGCAAGGTTAAGCAGCTGCCGAGCATTCcacacgagaaaaaaaaactacatgtaTCGCTATGTTTCTATATAGTACCTATGTCTCATATGTGTTTTTTTTCAGTGATATTGTTTTCATTTGCTTTTAATGTAGTTTTGCTTcgcgtttttgttttttttttattcgaatgCCAAGGCGTTTCAAGGGCGGCGTTTACTTAaatcttctcaaaaaaaaaatgtgtgcaaCTGAAGAGGTGCTAAATGTCTAAATGAGGATGTGTAGGTAGGTTAGGTAGGTACCGATAGCCGAAGCTAGTCATGACGATTGCACGTGAACAATAGTTTATTGGTGATTCTACTTAGATGAAATCGATTTTTATGTGAACCGTTTGACCGGCAAACACAATTGAAAGAATCTCCATTCTTCTCGCTTATTGACCCTCACCTCAATCTCTCTAGTAGATTATCTGACTCGTCGATCGGCTGCTCGCCGACGCGTTGGACGTAATGGCTTCCTCCAGGTTCGAGTCCAGCTTTCGGTAGGCTGCCGTGTGTTTCCGCCCCTTGCTGAATCCACCCCGGCCAGAGTTACTTCTTCGACCTTCCACCAGCAGGGCCATCAGTTTGGATTTGTTGTGATACGCCACGTAGCACGCGATACAGGCGAACATCATGAACATAAAGTACGAAAAGAAATTGGAGTCATCCTGATCGAAGAACGGATCAACTCGCTCGATTTGCACCGCCGCTGCAGCGGCCGGTTGTTCCACACTGAAGTCCGTATCCCTCTGCTCCTCGTCAATCGGGTCCCGTTCTTCTTTGACCTGACTTTCTTTGGGAACAGCCGGCTGCTGTGGAAGTTCATCATCGTCGTACATTTCATCGGTATTCTCCCCACCGTTGAGGCCCGCATTTCCGTCATTGTTGTTTGCGATTATGTTGTCCTCATTCTGCGCATCGGTATCATCCAACTGCTGGTTATCTTCGTCGACAGTCGCTTCATCCGCCGCCCCTGGGGTAGGCTTTTGCTGAACTTTGCTGGCGACCGTAGTGGCTCCCTTGGCAGTCGTAGGATTGAGTTGCTCCGCAACAGCAGGGTTTAAGGGAGCTTTGGCAACAGCTGTATCCGACGCAGATTCTTTTGTATCAGCAGCACCACTGATGGACTTGGGGAGCGTTGGTTCTTGTATGATCTTTTTCGGGTCAGTGATGTTGGGCTGAGATGCAACTGGTTCCTCCGGTTTGGTTTCGACTGGGGATTCTGAAATGTATAATACAATGTGGCATAACATAAAGTATGACAATTGCTAAAGGTAATCTGGGACACCATAGATAAAATAAGCATACACTCTCGTGCCGTTCTAAACGCTGTTGGAGGATTCCAGGCAATAATTGCCAGAGAAATCTGAGTAAAATATCAACTGATCTTGTCCCCGCTAAGGCCGAAGCCAGAGGggttgtgggggggggggggcatggcgtttcttcaggaattcctcaagggacttctccaggaatttctccttcgtgaatttctccatggacGTTAGAGGGTTCCAATAGTGGTTGCTTCAGGGCTTGTTCCAAAAatgcttcaataatttctcccacggctcatttcattcagaaattaaaaaaaaaatacttctgcaaggatgcattgacgagttcctccatgaatttttccatagtttccttcagacattcctccgaaaattattcattgcttcgggaatttcttatATCTTCAGAGTGttgctccagtgattgttccagtgctttctcTTCGAGGATTCCCATATGAATTTGACCAAGTATCCTTTTAGGTAAttctcattttcattttgcagcatttggaggggcaataagagcgcaaatCAATCCAAAGCCGAAtatcaaggaggggtaatggccttTTAGGTAATtatgcaggtatttcttcagattttcaagtgatttttccatatattcctttaaaaattccgctagagattgctccaataatttcatctggaattagtCGAAGTAtttctgtagtatttttttccaggaattctttcagaagattttactagagattattcaaaaaataataaagaaattcCTTAGCAATTTTGTACTAAAATCCTTAAGGAgtccatccaaggattcttccaaaaattcaacCAGATGTTactaaattctttcaggaacaactccagaggttattttaaaaatttctccaaggattcaggaacttttcttgggattttttcgggaattattcCTGTTATTCTTTCtaaaactcctccatgaattaatccgcgacttcctccaggaactgtttagtgaTTAacttagaaattccttttgggattgcttccaggatttcttctggggtttctccatgaattccttcaggaactgctacaggcattcctccacgaaatctacttagatttttttcaggatttctccaagaattgtttctgggatttcttcagtactttctcctagaatttcttcagaaactcgtccttgaatttcatcgggaattcatcctgggaaattcctcctaggattcgtctagggattcctccaggaattcatcaagggcttccttcaaaaattccttcgggagttattccaggaatttctctgggaatacctgcagggattcttttaagattatttccagaatttctacacggattcctacagaaatttatctagagatccctcaaaaaaaatcctccagagatttctacaatattttcactagagattcctccaggagttcctgtaaagattcctgcagaaatttctacaggcattccttaaggaattcctcctgaaattccaccgggaattcttccaaaaatacctctagatattcggtcagggatttcttaagaaatccataaattcctcctgaaattcttccagggatttctatagagattccttcagatatttctctgttCATTGttcgtccacgaattcctccaatcaATCCaccaagatttcattcagcaattctacaagagactcctccaggaattcctttaagaactcctgcagcaaactccttcataaatttatcctgatttttttttcgaaatacctACAgcagcttctccaggaatttctccagaaaatcgtccagggattcctacagcaaaTACCCCagcaatttcacctggaatttatccaggaatttctctcggatttatccaagaattcttccagagattcctcaaggaatttctccagggattcctccagtgaatctgccagggattcctccaggaatatctctaggtatttctccaggactgCATCGAGGAAATTCTccatggactcctccaggaatttctccaagaaatccttcaagaattcccttaggaattaccCAAGGATTTCCTTTgttaatttatccaggattttcgtCAGAATGTCTACCgctatttcaccaggaattcctcctggaatttattcaggcacagtgttcgaaatcgatgattttgcgatcaaaattaaataactttttttaggttggttctagaggtttggcgtgttctacaaagtttttctgcatgttaaaaggcgtcttctgataaaatgtaattaatgacacaagtttacaaaataaaacgaaagtcgtgaacttctgtcaacgaccaaaatttttgaagcacaatttagtgctgatttcgaaaccgacctttaaaaaattttaagtagatcagtttttgagttttagctcaatatcgagttttgcaacttttaaaaatatgtaatttactaaaattcaaatatattgcgttttgttcaaccaattttaaatctttttccataaattaaaagcttaaTACAttactattcgatcatctgaatacagtttttacatcagattgatgaaatccaAGATATTTACGAGTTttaaggacgatcttcttaaattttagcaaaattttcaaaattttttgaagaaatgtatttttttcaatatgaaaaaaccaacttaaaaattctttctcgacgtttatttgacatatcatatgtagacgagttacagtaaaaatttcagctcaatcggagcattgattagggagaatgagatgtttgaagtgagcgactttgcttaaaaatagaacaaaaatcgatttcaaatcatcaaccttgtatggaaagccgaaaaaatttccactctactgtaatttttttctttcgcgttttcgaactcagggcatgattctacaccaaaaatgatcatcagcttaccgagttcaaaaatgctgtaaactagtgtgattaatccccctagaagcgagataaaaattttattttttcaaaaaaattttttggaggtttgacgtcttcggcaaagttgtagcttataataaaagaaaaagcttcgtagaacatgtcaaagctccacctcttacggttttagagatatggagcgttttgtgcgaagtacccctaaaactagttttttcagtgtagctttaacagataacatcctacagttttgtgaccttctacaaacttgttcgggacgtcaaaatacacatttcttccgaagatattaagtcattatatcttaaaacaaaaaagttataggcaaatttgtcatattttaaggtgtactttcaccttaagtaactatttccggcgcaaaatggcgcagatggctcagtcggtaagTGAAAGATTAGATtttttactatctcttgagggtggaaaccctcgtgggcaacaGTGGGAAAGGTGCTTTAAATACATGgcaaaaacttgttattttgcctGTAAAACAAGAAATATAAATACAAATTATAATTTAGAAGTCCACACGAATTTGTGATGCACTGCGTTACTTCCGGCATAATATTTACAACGTTTTTGCAGaaaacagtgagtttttatcagtaaaaatttaaaaatcagtAGAAAATATTGATATAATCCGAgtgttataactaaagctagatctaaataaaagtattgaatttcttcaaactcatGACAACATATGCTCAAACGATTGGCTACCTATCcaatagtcataaaattgaaTGGCTATAATGGTTAGAATAGtgaatgcgttttgataaataccttcgcagttctaactggcttctttagcgatgttaagacacttccatattctgaatctgcatgctaaACTGAGCCGAAAACcaaatttttattaattttagtgcccgggaccctatttaaaaatcaatttcaagtttgtatgggagcgtttTGTCGAATCTctccttgtcgcattttgtattgggcggagctgtcaagcagttagttgatcagctgtcaaaaggtgatcaaaaaatctctttgaagttAATTTCAAGTAccgaaata includes:
- the LOC109408281 gene encoding keratinocyte-associated transmembrane protein 2 gives rise to the protein MPFRNVASKLVLIIASVLVHHALVARSAPPGIVPVAEVPTNLASATGGVGNTSAEMPLLDATKLPFLATCNADKISEKLCEQYRTLATTVLTYRTVEDVLKVTQEKMDSESFCDNLVPVVKNRKAKHPEVVENPLEKNNFCTLWCVKMMDDLTTLGVNPICKVLLWGFRQEVLSEQETVPEDLGKKVAGVAVPPLLAQNIKLPEVVKNEESPVETKPEEPVASQPNITDPKKIIQEPTLPKSISGAADTKESASDTAVAKAPLNPAVAEQLNPTTAKGATTVASKVQQKPTPGAADEATVDEDNQQLDDTDAQNEDNIIANNNDGNAGLNGGENTDEMYDDDELPQQPAVPKESQVKEERDPIDEEQRDTDFSVEQPAAAAAVQIERVDPFFDQDDSNFFSYFMFMMFACIACYVAYHNKSKLMALLVEGRRSNSGRGGFSKGRKHTAAYRKLDSNLEEAITSNASASSRSTSQIIY